The following coding sequences lie in one Rutidosis leptorrhynchoides isolate AG116_Rl617_1_P2 chromosome 6, CSIRO_AGI_Rlap_v1, whole genome shotgun sequence genomic window:
- the LOC139852826 gene encoding uncharacterized protein gives MYNPAGVQGQPSNTPQTPFGNPFYGASSGLIRGGLGAYGEKILGSSSEYVQSNISRYFSDPQYYFQVNDHYVKNKLKVVLFPFLHRGHWTRITEPVGGRLSYKPPIYDINAPDLYIPLMAFGTYVVLAGFSLGLQGKFTPEALNWLFMKGVVGWFLQVSLLKMSLFSLGGAEAPLLDIVAYAGYAFTGLCLAVLGRIIVPYSYYFLMPWTCLCMGIFLVKTMKRVLFSEVRSFDSSRHHYLLLFIALAQFPLFIWLGNITVNWLF, from the exons ATGTATAACCCAGCTGGGGTGCAAGGACAACCATCAAATACACCGCAAACTCCTTTTGGGAATCCATTTTATGGTGCCAGCTCAGGACTAATCAGAGGTGGACTTGGTGCATATGGCGAAAAAATCTTAGGTTCAAGCTCTGAGTATGTACAAAGTAAT ATTAGTAGATACTTCTCTGATCCACAATATTATTTTCAAGTCAATGACCACTACGTGAAGAATAAATTGAAGGTCGTTCTATTCCCGTTTTTGCACAGG GGTCATTGGACAAGAATTACTGAGCCAGTAGGGGGTAGACTATCGTATAAGCCCCCCATTTACGATATTAATGCTCCCGATTTGTATATCCCGTTAATGGCTTTCGGTACATATGTTGTCCTTGCTGGCTTCTCATTGGGACTTCAAGGGAA GTTCACCCCAGAAGCTTTGAATTGGCTATTCATGAAGGGGGTAGTGGGTTGGTTTTTGCAGGTTTCACTTCTAAAGATGTCGTTATTTTCATTGGGTGGTGCAGAGGCACCTCTGCTAGACATTGTAGCATACGCTGGGTACGCCTTCACTGGATTATGCCTCGCGGTCCTTGGTAGAATCATCGTGCCATACTCCTACTACTTTTTAATGCCTTGGACTTGTCTTTGCATGGGAATCTTCTTGGTGAAAACTATGAAACGGGTCCTGTTTTCAGAGGTTAGAAGTTTCGATTCCAGCAGGCATCATTACCTGTTGCTTTTTATTGCGTTAGCACAGTTTCCGCTCTTCATTTGGCTTGGAAATATTACCGTCAATTGGCTTTTTTAG